The genomic segment TACAGCTGTGTATACTCTTAACCTGAGGTTTGATTTTTCCTGATATATTAAACCCAGCCCCGGCTTCGCAGGTATCCGGCAATCAGAGCCGCAGAGAGAGCAGATACCAGGGTGGTCACCGTGACAATGGCGGCTCCCCGGGATGGACTGTGTCCCTGATTCCGGGCCATCACAAAAAATGATATGGAGCTGGGACAGGCTGCCATTAAAAGCAGCGACCCTGTCATCTCGGGGCTCAGTTTCAAATATATAGCCGCTGCAAAGGCACTCAGGGGCATCACGATCAGTTTCAAAACAGTAATCAGGGATATCTCCAAACGGTCCTGGTGCTC from the Oceanispirochaeta sp. genome contains:
- a CDS encoding AEC family transporter, translated to LMPLSILTSGLLLTSAEQGKSRADSIKEFALSMAKNPVMIALLIGIALWLSPLSVPVMVNNTLGLLAQAALPLALLAVGGSLEFRMEHQDRLEISLITVLKLIVMPLSAFAAAIYLKLSPEMTGSLLLMAACPSSISFFVMARNQGHSPSRGAAIVTVTTLVSALSAALIAGYLRSRGWV